The genomic stretch CTAAGCTCGCCTGCCTGCTGCTCGCCTCCGGCCTGTGGTGGGTGATCAAGCAGAACGTCAAGCAGACCCCTGTCAGCAAACCCTGGCCCGATCCCGCCGCAGCTACCCAATCCCGCAGATGACCGATTCCCGTAAACTCTTTGGCACCGATGGCGTCCGTGGCGTCGCCAATATCGAGCCCGTCACCGCCGAAACCGCGCTCAAGCTCGGCCGCGCCGCCGCTCATATTTTCAGCAGCAATGGCGGCCCCTACGGTCGTCGCGACGGCGTCCGGCCCAAGATCGTCCTCGGCAAGGACACCCGTCTCTCCGGCTACATGCTCGAGAATGCCATGGTCGCCGGGATCACGTCGCTCGGCGTTGACGTTCTGCTGATCGGTCCGCTGCCCACTCCCGGCGTTGCCTACATCACGAGGTCGCTGCGGGCCGACGCCGGCATCGTGCTCAGCGCGTCGCACAACCCTTACGAAGACAACGGCATCAAGTTCTTCCGGCACGACGGCTACAAGCTCGACGACTCCATCGAGGCGCGGATCGAGGAGTTAGTCTTCAGCGGCGAAATCGAGAATATCCGCCCGACCGCCGGCAGGATCGGTCGTGCCGCCCGCATCGACGACGCCCTCGGCCGCTACGTCGAGCACGCAAAGCGCAGCTTCCCGCGGGGAATGACGCTCGAATCGCTGCGCATCGCGGTGGATTGCGCCAATGGCGCCGCCTACAAGTCGACGCCGTGCATTCTTCGCGAACTGGGCGCGGACCTCGTCGTCGCCCACAACGCCCCGTCCGGCACGAACATCAACGCCA from Chthoniobacterales bacterium encodes the following:
- the glmM gene encoding phosphoglucosamine mutase (catalyzes the conversion of glucosamine-6-phosphate to glucosamine-1-phosphate), encoding MTDSRKLFGTDGVRGVANIEPVTAETALKLGRAAAHIFSSNGGPYGRRDGVRPKIVLGKDTRLSGYMLENAMVAGITSLGVDVLLIGPLPTPGVAYITRSLRADAGIVLSASHNPYEDNGIKFFRHDGYKLDDSIEARIEELVFSGEIENIRPTAGRIGRAARIDDALGRYVEHAKRSFPRGMTLESLRIAVDCANGAAYKSTPCILRELGADLVVAHNAPSGTNINANCGSTYPSEIERLVRESGAQVGITHDGDADRALLCDENGELVDGDEILAIAAIENLRRGRLAGDTLVATVMSNFGLDEALE